TCCGCGCTTTAATGTAATCTTTGATAATAAGAAATAGTTCCGTAAAAGTATACACGGCAATAATTAATGTAATATTCATATTATATTGCATGGGTTTTTCTTTGGAGAACATACTGAGTGAATAAACTACATAACACAGACTGGCTCCTAAAATTGATGCTCCTATTTCAAAGTAACTCTGAATCTGTTTCTTTTGTTCTTTCTCCTGTGCTCTGATTGCACCATATTTAGCAATTCCCATTCCTGCACTATATAAAGCATTAACAAAAACAAAGCCCGACAGAGTTATACAACTTAAGATAACTTTTCCAAGTACGAGAGCAACATCTTTTTTCAGTGATAGTCTTGTAAAAATAATCATTCTATTATTACGTATATGGTAGTACAAGTTTCTATTTTTTTCATTTGTTAGTAATACATACCACAATATATAACCGGTTAAACTTAGTGTACCGCCACCAAATACAATCCCCGTAATTCCAATCAATTGTTCTATGTTCTCGGTATCAGAAATAGATAACGTAACACTTACCAGAAGAGCAAAATTTATTAAGGCGTAGGCGTAATTCATAATACGATATGATTTTATCAATATATCGGTATAATTTTTTATAATCATATAATAGCGTAACATGAATAACAGGTTGATTCCTGCCAAAAATACAACGATGATTGCCACAGATATGTTAATCATTTGACTTTCTAAAAAAAACATTAATATTCCACATCCCAAAATGCCAAGTGATGCAATTGATAAAATAAAATTTCCACATAGGCATCTGACATACATTTTCTTTTCTGAAATCCATGTTACTTCTTTTCCTTTTTTGTCTGTAAATCTTAATAACATTATTGCTCTGATAAGTACATTGATAGAAAGATATATGGAACAGGCTATGAAAAAGTAAGAATCTGCACTAACACATGCAATTAAGGTTACTAAAATAATTATTATTTCAAGAGGTATTGTTTTTCTGACTTCTTTTAAAAGCTTAGGAGTAGTTTTCATGAGTCTAGCTTCTTTTTTTATTATCCTTTGCTTTATTATTTTTCTTCCAATAATTTTAAATAAATCTTTATTAATCAATGTCTAGTTACATCCTTTCATACAAGCAAGTCCAATGGGGTAAAATCTTTCTTTAATAAACTTATTAATTCTAGAAATTAAAGAAGCAGCATAAACCTTATAAGGGTTAATTTATGACCGCCTCTATTGATTTTTATGTGATTATTAATTATTTTTTTTAAAATACTTAAAAACACCAAATGCAACTACTACAATAATGATAACTGCAATTACTTTACCCATCTTATTTCACCTCCTTTGAAGCAAGTTCTTAATTCAGGTGGGGATTCTTTTACCCCATCTTAATTTTAGAACTGCAAATGCATGGCTTACTTGGCGTTGAACTCCTACTTGAAGAAGGGGGAGACTTGCGGCAAGTTAGTCAGGTTAAAAATTTTTATTACTAAATTAAATCATTTGCTTCTTTACAAATTTCATATACATTGTCATACTGTTTTTCTATGGGTGAAGCTAATTTTTTTGTTTTATTTATTTTAATTGTTTTATAAAGAAAATAAGATAAAATCCATGCGGCAAATCCAGGTACTGCCAAAATTATACAGAGTTGAAGCATTCCTGCAAGATAGCTGAAGGTTGAACCTGCCATAAATACTGTTCCGACAATTCCTATTGAATATGCCACAATTTTGGCTGTTGTACTTTTAGATTTTTCCAAACGATCAATTTCTTTTGCACTGTTTTCAAACTGAAGCTGTAAACGGTTAAGATCTCCTTTTCTCTGTATATCCTTATCACGTTTGAAAATTAAATCTACCTTAGTTTCTGATTCATGGTCACGCACCATCTTTGAAAAATGACTGCCTGGGAAAATAGCAAGTGGAGAAACCATAACCCTAATTGGTCCCCAAGCATGTTTTACAATGGTGGGACGGCTTTTTTCCAGGTTCCATCCAAAATTTTTATACCCATCTGTCCATAGAGATTCTATATCACTTTTTACGGTTACATTTTTATACTCATAGCCTATAAATTTGTTTTCTTTTTCCATGATTAAATTTTCCTCTCAAATATAAAATTTTTACATATTTTAAGTAAATTCTGATTGCTTTCCTTTGATGTATACATTATGATTTAAAAATGTTTGAGAGTTGTCAAAGAATTGTTTGTAAAATGTTAATGTTAAAAAATATGAAAGTACATTAAGTGGTATAAAAATGAAAAAGCAGTTTTAAATTCATATCTATTTAGAATTTAAAACTGCTTTTTTATATATTAGGAATTTAAAAATTTTTTGTATAAAAATATTGCCCGGCAGGGCTTGAAAAATCTAATGTTAGAAGTTTGAGGAAAATATTACAAGTAATATTTTGGAATAGGATTTTTGATATAATTATTAGCAAATTTAGTGATTGGTGATGATTATGCAAGGTGTTATAAAACAAATATTTGTGGATAATTGGGAAAAATTCAGTGAGATATATAAAGGGAAAATTAGAGCTAACATAAGTAGAGAAGTTGATAAGATGATTAATTGTAAATCCTTAGATAATGGATTTATTGAGTTTAAGTGTGAAAATTGTGGTCATATAAAAAGAGTTGGATTTAGCTGTAAAAGTAGATTTTGTACCTCATGTGGTAAGAAAAAATCTGAAGAATGGTCTGATGAAATGGTGGCAAGACTTATTAACTCAAAGCATAGACATATGGTATTTACAATTCCACAGGAACTTAGAATATATTTTGCTAGGGATAGAAAACTATTATCATTATTACCTAAATGTTCAGCAAAAGCAATTATGAGCTGGTTTAGAGATTTAAATAAAAAAGAATGTTTTACACCAGGAATAATCTCAGTAATTCATACTTTTGGAAGAGACTTAAAATGGAATCCACATGTTCACTTAATTGTCACCGAAGGTGGTGCTGGAGAAATTACAATTTGGAGGAATACAAAACATATAAATTATACAGCACTAAGGAAAAGATGGCAAAAAATATTGTTAGACGAAATAGGAATTAATCTTAAAAGTGGAAAAAAAGAATTTAAAAAATTAAAAAATAAGCTATATAAAAGGTTAGAGAATGGATTTTATGTATATGGAAAAGGTGAAATAAAAACAGCAAAGCAAGCAGGAAAGTATGTTGGAAGATATACAGCAAGACCAGCTATCGCTGAATCAAGAATAATAAAGTATGATGGTAAAAAAGTAACTTTTCGTTATGAAAGACATGAAGATGGTGAAGAAGTTGTAGA
This genomic window from Clostridium pasteurianum DSM 525 = ATCC 6013 contains:
- a CDS encoding IS91 family transposase, encoding MQGVIKQIFVDNWEKFSEIYKGKIRANISREVDKMINCKSLDNGFIEFKCENCGHIKRVGFSCKSRFCTSCGKKKSEEWSDEMVARLINSKHRHMVFTIPQELRIYFARDRKLLSLLPKCSAKAIMSWFRDLNKKECFTPGIISVIHTFGRDLKWNPHVHLIVTEGGAGEITIWRNTKHINYTALRKRWQKILLDEIGINLKSGKKEFKKLKNKLYKRLENGFYVYGKGEIKTAKQAGKYVGRYTARPAIAESRIIKYDGKKVTFRYERHEDGEEVVEEIDVIDFIGRVIRHIPEKNFKMIRYYGIYAKNTRHKNKFFKLVNEKVAEFKRKINNWQTRILLTFGVNPLKCEKCGTQMKFHDIYYKNVSVREKFKEKIIGENKIKIEEIMYNYGVIKGIIRDKIEPLYV